A portion of the Betta splendens chromosome 2, fBetSpl5.4, whole genome shotgun sequence genome contains these proteins:
- the zswim2 gene encoding LOW QUALITY PROTEIN: E3 ubiquitin-protein ligase ZSWIM2 (The sequence of the model RefSeq protein was modified relative to this genomic sequence to represent the inferred CDS: inserted 2 bases in 1 codon; deleted 2 bases in 1 codon; substituted 2 bases at 2 genomic stop codons): protein MFRKTAWRNAVSDAVSFHQDQALNATIFLLKXSTGFLLREEGDESNFKVCLGDPHACTCPVFTKKQEPWLYCEDLDFPENTNIHSSLDLGKDRSWSYSMVYTKSKLTGXNDASGTSSQPLTGQEPGNVCRKVVQAQDVCPICQEELLGKKQPVSYCRFGCGNNVHISCMTVWADHQKLXESKDMVKCPLCREDFMSLKFLQMQAKNASKLFTTAEREKPDRHLRVVCHCCRICPVTGKCFK from the exons ATGTTCAGGAAAACTGCCTGGAGGAATGCAGTTAGTGATGCAGTGAGTTTCCACCAGGACCAAGCCCTCAACGCGACCATATTTCTCCTGAA TTCAACAGGATTTCtgctcagagaggaaggagacgaaAGCAATTTCAAG gTTTGCCTGGGTGACCCCCACGCATGCACGTGTCCTGTGTTCACCAAAAAGCAAGAGCCCT GGTTATACTGTGAAGATTTAGACTTCCCAGAGAACACGAAT ATTCATTCCAGCCTGGACTTGGGGAAAGACAGATCTTGGAGTTACTCCATGGTTTACACCAAATCAAAGCTCACCGGATA AAATGATGCCTCTGGGACCTCAAGCCAACCACTCACAGGCCAGGAGCCTGGAAATGTCTGTCGGAAAGTTGTCCAAGCCCAGGATGTGTGTCCTATCTGTcaagaggagctgctgggaaaaaaacagcCTGTGTCCTACTGCAG GTTTGGGTGTGGTAATAATGTCCACATCTCTTGCATGACAGTGTGGGCAGACCACCAGAAACTCTAAGAGAGCAAAGATATGGTGAAATGCCCCCTGTGCAGGGAGGACTTCATGTCTCTGAAGTTTCTACAGATGCAGGCAAAAAATGCATCAAAGCTCTTCACCACTGCTGAAAGAGAGAAACCAGACAGACATCTGAGAGTTGTCTGCCACTGCTGTCGAATTTGTCCTGTAACTGGCAAATGTTTCAAGTAA